The proteins below come from a single Pseudochaenichthys georgianus chromosome 14, fPseGeo1.2, whole genome shotgun sequence genomic window:
- the LOC117458571 gene encoding 5-hydroxytryptamine receptor 3A-like — protein MKTVILALMVLVVVSQAKSQSGFTKELSLLFNLLKKEIDQTFVSFVWIDMKWEDPHIYWKPQHFGGLDKMTVPADLLWKPDLMIEEMIEKDKAVPNPFITIHSNGFVQYVRDLMVVSSCRMQVYKFPFDTQSCTLSFKSIIYPEEELKFDLFENNTLVTEWTHTMMRDESEWLFISMTVDGKSVPRFHQNQSVVIYTITMKRRSLLYIVNFLVPVLLLFVLDLASFMISDSGGEKLGFEVTLLLAVTVMQLILNDILPCSSDKIPLIAVYCIGIFGLMMVSLLETILVMYLIEKDSASKERKADKNRRLSEDCGDVKKWTHCACVCNVSDESPSELLSVAKEDKRRQPMEESNSLVKQPDEMSDAVKEGRKPDYWTRVAKKLDIIFFYVYVTVSALFLVVLFSVWTNAEDEKW, from the exons CGAAATCACAAAGTGGGTTTACAAAGGAGCTTTCACTTCTTTTCAACTTGCTGAAG AAAGAGATTGACCAGACTTTCGTTTCTTTCGTTTGGATTGATATG AAATGGGAAGATCCGCATATTTATTGGAAACCACAACACTTTGGTGGCCTTGATAAGATGACTGTTCCTGCTGATTTGTTGTGGAAGCCAGATCTAATGATCGAAGAGAT GATAGAGAAGGACAAGGCTGTTCCAAATCCCTTTATCACCATTCACTCGAACGGTTTCGTTCAATATGTGAGGGACCTTATGGTGGTCAGCTCGTGCAGGATGCAAGTTTACAAATTTCCTTTTGATACTCAGAGCTGCACCTTGTCCTTCAAGTCTATCATTTACCCAG AGGAGGAGTTGAAGTTTGATTTATTTGAAAACAATACACTGGTAACAGAATGGACTCACACCATGATGAGGGACGAGTCTGAGTGGCTGTTCATCAGCATGACAGTCGACGGCAAATCTGTCCCACGTTTTCATCAAAACCAAAGCGTTGTAATTTATACT ATCACCATGAAGAGGCGGTCTCTCCTCTATATTGTCAACTTCCTGGTACCGGTCCTGCTCTTATTCGTTCTGGACTTGGCCTCCTTCATGATCTCTGACAGCGGGGGAGAGAAGCTCGGCTTCGAGGTCACTTTGCTGCTCGCTGTCACTGTGATGCAGCTTATTCTCAACGACATTCTGCCTTGCTCTTCAGACAAAATACCGCTTATAG CGGTGTACTGCATTGGGATATTTGGTTTGATGATGGTCAGCCTTCTGGAGACGATTTTGGTGATGTATCTGATTGAGAAAGACTCTGCATCTAAAGAAAGAAAGGCAGATAAAAACCGCCGCCTGAGTGAGGACTGTGGAG ATGTGAAGAAATGGACgcactgtgcgtgtgtgtgtaatgtgtctgATGAATCGCCAtctgaactgctgtctgtggCCAAAGAG GACAAAAGAAGACAACCGATGGAGGAGTCCAATTCCTTGGTGAAGCAGCCAGACGAGATGAGTGACGCggtgaaggaaggaaggaagcccGACTACTGGACCAGAGTGGCTAAAAAATTGGACATCATTTTCTTTTACGTCTATGTCACAGTGTCCGCTCTGTTTTTGGTTGTCCTCTTCTCAGTATGGACCAATGCAGAAGATGAGAAGTGGTAA
- the LOC117458612 gene encoding heterogeneous nuclear ribonucleoprotein A/B-like encodes MADAEHLLMETSDQNGNEGEEDQNGAEQELMGGDEELLESQDGQEEEQAETETEAQEPIDAIDGVEAVEGVEAVEGVEGVAVEGQDNGADGGKIDASKGEEDAGKMFVGGLSWDTSKKDLKDYFTKFGEVSDCTIKMDSNTGRSRGFGFVLFKEAASVEKVLEQKEHRLDGRPIDPKKAMAMKKEPAKKIFVGGLNPEATEDAIREYFGTFGEIETIELPIDPKSKKRRGFIFITYKEEISVKKCLEKKYHTIQGGRCELKIAQPKEVYQQQQYGGGRGGGYGGGQGRGRGRGDSVSGQGQNWNQGYGNYWNQGYGNQGYGGYGGGYGNYDYSSGYAYGPGYDYTADQGNGSYGKTPRRGAHQAGYKPY; translated from the exons ATGGCAGACGCTGAGCATCTCCTCATGGAAACATCGGACCAGAACGGCAACGAGGGCGAGGAGGACCAGAATGGAGCCGAGCAGGAGCTGATGGGAGGAGACGAGGAGCTCCTGGAGAGCCAAGACGgccaggaggaggagcaggcagagacagagacagaggccCAGGAGCCAATAGATGCCATAGATGGCGTAGAAGCAGTAGAGGGCGTAGAAGCAGTAGAGGGCGTAGAAGGTGTAGCAGTCGAGGGCCAAGACAATGGCGCAGACGGAGGCAAAATTGACGCCAGCAAAGGAGAGGAGGATGCTGG TAAAATGTTCGTGGGTGGCCTCAGTTGGGACACGAGTAAAAAGGACCTGAAGGATTACTTCACAAAGTTCGGCGAGGTGTCGGACTGCACCATCAAGATGGACTCCAACACCGGCCGGTCCCGAGGCTTCGGCTTCGTTCTCTTCAAAGAAGCCGCCAGCGTGGAAAAG GTTCTGGAGCAGAAGGAACACAGACTGGACGGCCGTCCAATCGACCCCAAGAAGGCGATGGCCATGAAGAAAGAGCCCGCCAAGAAGATCTTTGTCGGTGGTTTGAACCCCGAGGCCACAGAGGATGCTATCAGGGAATATTTCGGAACCTTCGGAGAG ATTGAAACCATTGAGCTTCCCATCGACCCCAAATCGAAGAAAAGGAGGGGCTTCATCTTCATCACGTACAAAGAGGAAATCAGTGTCAAGAAGTGTCTGGAGAAGAAATACCACACCATCCAGGGCGGCAGG TGTGAGCTGAAAATCGCCCAGCCAAAGGAGGTgtaccagcagcagcagtatggaGGGGGTCGTGGTGGAGGTTATGGAGGCGGTCAGGGAAGAGGCAGGGGCCGTGGAG ACTCTGTGTCAGGTCAGGGCCAGAACTGGAACCAGGGCTATGGCAACTACTGGAACCAGGGATACGGTAACCAGGGCTACGGCGGTTATGGCGGCGGCTATGGCAACTACGACTATTCTTCCGGTTATGCATATGGCCCCGGATATGACTACA CAGCCGACCAGGGCAACGGCAGCTACGGAAAGACTCCCAGACGGGGGGCACACCAGGCCGGCTACAAGCCATACTGA